A genomic window from Triticum urartu cultivar G1812 chromosome 7, Tu2.1, whole genome shotgun sequence includes:
- the LOC125519868 gene encoding probable WRKY transcription factor 61: MIKGDQRQLGGHEDRLKDQMGDDHRASDGKFFRFLQNQSSAKKEAQEDKIASTRAEMGEVRKENERLKTMLSRMVEDHRSLQKQFDVLHQQGRGKNLAVGSPEHTSSADGIKDPRFVSLRLGTSASTSRQDMGEEIRTGTNNADGKCISLGLSSGKAIGAAGQSEMKVQPDVLTLSPGGSSEDDAATETTTTSSKVPKNPRSTGGGAEAEEEVAQQPLAKKARVSVRARCDTPTMNDGCQWRKYGQKISKGNPCPRAYYRCTIATGCPVRKQVQRCAEDMSILITTYEGAHNHPLSPSAAAMASTTSAAASMLMSGSSTSLGFPSVASSLHGLRFGLPAATTFDPSSHLSGRPFFLPAAAGASISATPSYPTITLDLTSQTASQQAFSLSNTNRFSSSFPDSHGHSSSAGRYPSTNFSFSGSGASSLPGATAWPAGVGSYLSYGPSSGAPYNGVGKNSFQAALSGINGRQQASVASLYQPAQVQQRAAQFSGGGTCTTAPIVLTDTIAKAITSDPGFHTALAAAITSYVGKPAAGGGKGLEWGEHLGLGPSSAASTACSSPLLARSSTGATQSGSPNGKKMSFLQPSLALSSGSTSATASTSPVKSREHIN, from the exons ATGATCAAGGGAGACCAGAGGCAGCTTGGCGGCCATGAAGATCGGCTGAAAGATCAG ATGGGAGATGATCATCGGGCCTCGGATGGCAAGTTTTTCAGGTTCTTGCAAAACCAGTCAAGCGCAAAAAAGGAG GCTCAAGAAGACAAGATTGCGTCCACAAGGGCAGAGATGGGCGAAGTGAGAAAAGAGAACGAGAGGCTGAAGACGATGTTGTCACGGATGGTGGAGGACCATCGATCCCTTCAGAAGCAGTTCGATGTTCTCCACCAGCAAGGACGAGGCAAAAACCTCGCCGTGGGCTCACCGGAGCACACATCGTCCGCCGACGGCATCAAGGACCCCAGATTCGTCTCTTTACGCCTCGGAACGAGTGCGAGCACGAGTAGGCAGGACATGGGAGAAGAGATCCGGACCGGCACTAATAATGCAGACGGCAAGTGCATCTCTCTTGGACTTTCATCGGGCAAAGCTATTGGTGCAGCTGGTCAAAGTGAGATGAAGGTGCAGCCAGATGTGCTGACGTTGAGCCCTGGAGGCAGCTCCGAGGATGACGCCGCCACAGAGACAACAACAACATCGAGCAAAGTACCGAAGAACCCGAGGAGCACCGGTGGTGGCGCGGAGGCTGAGGAGGAGGTGGCCCAGCAGCCCCTGGCCAAGAAGGCCAGGGTGTCGGTGAGGGCTAGGTGTGACACACCAACG ATGAACGATGGGTGCCAGTGGAGGAAATACGGGCAGAAGATATCCAAGGGGAACCCATGTCCACGCGCCTACTACCGCTGCACCATCGCAACAGGGTGCCCTGTCAGAAAACAG GTGCAGAGATGTGCCGAGGACATGTCGATCCTCATCACCACCTACGAGGGCGCGCATAACCACCCGCTCTCCCCCTCCGCAGCCGCCATGGCCTCCACCACCTCCGCGGCCGCGTCCATGCTCATGTCAGGCTCCTCCACCTCGCTCGGCTTCCCCTCCGTCGCCTCCAGCCTCCACGGCCTCAGGTTCGGCCTCCCAGCGGCGACTACCTTCGACCCCTCGAGCCATCTGAGCGGTCGGCCGTTCTTCCTCCCGGCCGCTGCCGGCGCGTCCATCAGCGCCACCCCGTCGTACCCCACCATCACCCTCGATCTCACCTCGCAGACTGCCTCGCAGCAGGCCTTCTCCCTCAGCAACACCAACAGATTCTCCTCCAGCTTCCCCGACTCTCACGGACACAGCAGCAGTGCTGGTAGGTACCCTTCCACGAACTTCTCCTTCTCCGGCTCTGGTGCGAGCAGCCTGCCCGGCGCCACCGCGTGGCCGGCCGGCGTTGGATCGTACCTGAGCTACGGACCCTCGTCCGGCGCGCCCTACAACGGTGTCGGCAAGAACTCATTCCAGGCCGCGCTGAGCGGCATCAACGGAAGGCAGCAAGCCTCGGTGGCGTCCCTCTACCAGCCGGCGCAGGTGCAGCAGAGGGCGGCCCAGTTTAGCGGCGGCGGAACATGCACGACAGCGCCGATCGTGCTCACCGACACGATCGCCAAGGCGATCACGTCGGACCCGGGCTTCCACACAGCGCTCGCGGCCGCCATCACGTCGTACGTCGGCAAGCCGGCTGCCGGAGGCGGCAAGGGGCTCGAGTGGGGGGAGCACCTCGGGCTGGGCCCGTCGAGTGCGGCGTCCACCGCCTGTTCGTCGCCGTTGCTGGCACGGTCATCGACGGGGGCGACACAGAGCGGTTCTCCGAACGGGAAGAAGATGTCGTTCTTGCAGCCGTCGCTGGCACTGTCATCGGGCTCCACTAGTGCTACTGCTTCCACCTCACCTGTGAAAAGCAGGGAGCACATTAATTAG
- the LOC125519870 gene encoding uncharacterized protein LOC125519870, which yields MATSPALLSRQYARPSPPPLPRQPLAPSPVAAAFPPVRLRVRRGPSPAQAKFGKFDAAEAPTEAEPATSEADGAVEQAVQEDDSCLPSDLQGAIWQSGKASADFVNSGGMRGIAELLIPQLEFLNQEGAQAEVWALSRILLDTLAEETGQVVKAVFPDAGVAALLKHQWKDAKFKCASLSDRKPVDTDDGVVVMIIPDHQMLESVERIASQLADDPIRPLVMWNPRLVSGDVGVGYNVRNLRRNFLSTFTTVYSMRPLPTGAIFRCYPEKWKVFYDDPKRPNRYLLARESSSRPDATDIEIIFGGGGASEQPEEEPSMMTNVMAAFSSVSRFMRVISK from the exons ATGGCGACCTCGCCGGCGCTGCTCTCGCGGCAGtacgcgcgcccctcccctcctcctctcccccgcCAGCCCCTCGCGCCTTCGCCCGTCGCCGCGGCCTTCCCTCCGGTGCGGCTGCGCGTCCGCCGCGGGCCTTCCCCAGCCCAAGCCAAGTTCGGCAAGTTCGACGCCGCGGAAGCCCCCACGGAGGCCGAGCCGGCGACATCGGAGGCCGATGGCGCGGTGGAGCAGGCGGTGCAGGAGGATGACAG TTGCTTGCCGTCGGATTTGCAAGGCGCCATATGGCAGTCGGGGAAGGCCAGCGCTGATTTCGTCAACTCCGGCGGCATGCGAGGAATT GCAGAGCTGCTGATCCCCCAGCTGGAGTTCCTCAACCAGGAAGGAGCGCAGGCCGAGGTCTGGGCGCTGTCGAGGATACTCCTCGACACACTCGCGGAAGAGACTGGCCAG GTAGTTAAGGCCGTCTTCCCTGACGCTGGAGTGGCTGCCCTTCTGAAGCATCAGTGGAAAGATGCAAAGTTCAAGTGTGCTAG TCTTAGTGACCGAAAGCCAGTTGATACTGATGACGGAGTTGTTGTTATGATTATCCCTGATCACCAGATGCTTGAATCTGTTGAACGCATCGCATCTCAACTCGCTGATGATCCC ATAAGACCTCTTGTCATGTGGAACCCACGTCTTGTTAGTGGAGATGTTGGAGTGGGATATAATGTTCGGAATCTACGCAGAAATTTCTTAAG TACTTTTACCACTGTTTACTCGATGAGGCCGCTGCCTACCGGTGCAATCTTCAGATGCTATCCTGA AAAGTGGAAAGTGTTCTATGATGATCCAAAAAGACCCAATCGGTATTTGCTCGCCAGAGAATCTTCGAGTCGTCCTGATGCAACAGATATTGAG ATAATATTTGGTGGTGGCGGCGCCAGTGAGCAACCTGAAGAGGAGCCttcaatgatgaccaatgtcaTGGCCGCGTTTAGCTCCGTGAGCCGGTTTATGAGAGTCATCTCCAAGTGA